In a single window of the Arachis hypogaea cultivar Tifrunner chromosome 6, arahy.Tifrunner.gnm2.J5K5, whole genome shotgun sequence genome:
- the LOC112696700 gene encoding rho GTPase-activating protein 4 yields MTEVLQSPSQLPSPSSCSSNSPCGGSHQTALINSPNNTVEIEGVVLQSQLDLAEEEEEGECEKTEKDRERDQLSILTLLIETFRKSLIGCSASSSAGDLSSSSMEIGWPSNVRHVAHVTFDRFHGFLGLPVEFEPEVPRRPPSASANVFGVSTESMQLSFDARGNSVPTILLLMQRHLYAQGGLQAEGIFRINAENGQEESVREQLNRGVVPEGIDVHCLAGLIKAWFRELPTGVLDPLSPEQVMQSQSEEECSQLVRLLPPTEAALLDWAINLMADVAQLEHLNKMNARNVAMVFAPNMTHMADPLTALMYAVQVMNFLKTLVVKTLRDREESMVNSNPVSNLNSFDDDGHHSTSQLILKDDSESEKDCNEEDKEFVTEEPSQQSPSHGTEDSCETESGSKILDSCETEGGSKILTTSTENFISRENRLLVDTCPCNLVSQLCSMAIGLQDSNNLASAECKEDQSNICKSKSLQLNTSKLIDLPAAGSTEKNLGTSIIGRINSRTELAEAWR; encoded by the exons GAAGTGCTGCAATCCCCATCTCAGTTACCTTCACCTTCAAGCTGTTCGAGCAATAGTCCCTGTGGTGGGTCGCACCAAACTGCCCTTATTAACAGCCCCAACAACACAGTGGAAATTGAAGGTGTAGTGCTTCAGTCCCAATTGGATttggcagaagaagaagaagagggagaatgTGAAAAGACAGAAAAGGACAGAGAAAGAGATCAGCTTTCTATTTTGACTCTCTTGATTGAAACTTTCAGGAAATCTTTGATAGGTTGCAGTGCTAGCAGCAGCGCTGGagacctttcttcttcttcaatggagattGGGTGGCCTTCTAATGTGAGACACGTGGCACATGTAACCTTTGATCGGTTCCATGGCTTTCTTGGTTTGCCTGTTGAATTCGAACCTGAGGTTCCCAGAAGGCCTCCAAGTGCAAG TGCAAATGTTTTTGGGGTTTCAACAGAATCTATGCAGCTTTCTTTTGATGCCAGAGGAAATAGTGTACCTACGATTCTGCTTTTGATGCAAAGACATTTGTACGCACAAGGAGGTCTGCAG GCTGAAGGGATCTTCAGAATTAATGCTGAAAATGGTCAAGAGGAGTCAGTGAGGGAACAATTAAACAGAGGAGTTGTACCAGAAGGCATTGACGTGCATTGTCTGGCAGGTCTTATAAAG GCTTGGTTCAGAGAACTGCCCACTGGGGTATTAGACCCACTTTCGCCAGAGCAGGTGATGCAGTCTCAGTCAGAGGAAGAATGTTCTCAGCTTGTGAGGCTACTTCCACCGACAGAAGCTGCTTTGCTAGATTGGGCAATAAACCTAATGGCTGACGTTGCTCAACTGGAACATCTGAACAAAATGAACGCACGCAATGTTGCAATGGTTTTTGCACCAAATATGACTCAC ATGGCAGATCCTTTGACTGCTTTGATGTATGCAGTACAAGTCATGAATTTCCTCAAGACACTTGTCGTGAAGACACTGAGAGATAGAGAGGAGTCTATGGTAAATTCCAATCCTGTTTCCAACCTAAATTCTTTTGATGACGATGGGCACCACAGCACTTCACAACTGATCCTAAAAGATGACAGTGAAAGTGAAAAGGATTGTAATGAAGAGGATAAAGAATTTGTTACTGAAGAACCTTCTCAACAAAGCCCTAGTCATGGTACAGAAGACAGCTGTGAAACTGAAAGTGGATCCAAAATTTTAGACAGCTGTGAAACTGAAGGCGGATCCAAAATTTTGACGACATCCACTGAAAATTTCATTTCTAGAGAAAATAGGTTGCTAGTTGATACTTGTCCGTGCAATCTCGTCTCGCAGCTTTGTTCTATGGCAATCGGACTTCAGGACTCTAACAACCTTGCTTCTGCTGAGTGTAAGGAGGATCAATCAAATATCTGCAAGAGCAAAAGCCTTCAACTGAATACTTCTAAGTTGATTGACCTTCCAGCAGCAGGATCCACAGAGAAGAACCTTGGAACCTCAATTATTGGCCGTATAAATTCAAGAACGGAGTTGGCCGAAGCTTGGCGTTGA